The Anabaena sp. WA102 genome contains a region encoding:
- a CDS encoding hybrid sensor histidine kinase/response regulator, which produces MITDQAIREQGYAYFLGEAPELLQTIEQDLYTLVENSSTAKIHNLMRATHTIKGGAANVGLDTIMTIAHSLEDIFKALYNPNVVIDSELQTLLVEGYECLQLAVTAEVTSSNINADELLNRATTVFIQIQEKLGDAFGAETHVPTSEELGFDIVKSIFEVGVKQRLDILNQALTNPPDNTEFCELLHSQSEVFIGLAESLNLPGLEKLARTIMAVLDANPQKVREIAKIAFTDLKAAQIAVLGGDRTSGGSASLELQALVNTTNDDLFPVITTSSLATIPKSESYLGSIHQSFADTFFNNTTEFYHFLTTLSNGNNQPLKPVHAKVYLKTIRYIFGWFNQYREIPESELNLSLLIPSSSQKYPVNYLEHWLEQFLYFIEKVGDSKSLCLHRRGVILIIILAIAKFQYTVEQNNSAIPIIKKLRQQIRELGKEYKNYPPVTEAEKNWLDHPKLQDLLVIKEIVPSSLLEENNSLLESIWGGESILEPDNILAMPIIETTEGVQDDIYLESVTSSAVSEEVVTNYDTKINQQLEEKTTDAVTRNSRQSSFVRVDVEGLQRLNYITGELLISQKRRTLYDDQVIELIDRLSQQLHQHQLTLYQLRDLPLQGNNVSSHHTQSLSSVNFDSLEMDVYSEFQLTLHSAMEETLQIQETSESLELLMKQAAQIGEKQQTLTLNIIDNLVEARMLPLGTILSRFPQMVQNLANVYGKQVELKLTGTDVLVDKAIAEKLYDPLLQLARNSFDHGIESPEIRRERGKSAQGIIEIFAYNQGSQTVIEIHDDGQGLNLEKVRSRAIELNLIPHDNSGDYVHRLTESELIEMMFAPGFSTAGKVSEISGRGMGLDIVRTQIQLLNGSISVQSSPQQGTTFILKIPFSMTTDKLMLVQAGGVIYALLQDSIEKIVIPSAQQIKEFEGKQFLHWRTDEDELMVNIQKLAGLMYYNGAVLSTNNLQNFPDNSEAGMVKNPIILLRRHHGMVGIEVDQIIGEQELVIRPLGSSITPPKYVYGCSSLANGNLILIIDGTLLIDTKEMQATLDVMSLPMAPAANQQALPETVATHTHKQLTANVSGNSQSPKVILVVDDAISLRQTLCLTLQKSGYQVLQAQNGMEALEQLHLHPEIEVIISDLEMPRMNGFELLSHIRQNPDFAKKPVIVLTSRSADKHRQLAYELGANSYLTKPYLEHEFLATVEILANGNNEDSSQGLIAAGK; this is translated from the coding sequence ATGATTACAGATCAAGCAATTCGTGAACAAGGCTATGCCTATTTTTTGGGCGAAGCACCGGAATTATTGCAAACTATTGAACAAGATTTATATACTTTAGTTGAAAATTCTAGCACAGCTAAAATACATAATCTAATGCGGGCAACCCATACAATTAAGGGTGGGGCAGCAAATGTTGGACTCGATACCATCATGACAATTGCCCATTCTTTAGAAGATATATTTAAGGCTTTATATAATCCTAATGTTGTTATTGATAGTGAATTACAAACTTTACTTGTTGAAGGTTATGAATGTCTACAATTAGCAGTGACGGCAGAAGTTACTAGCAGTAACATCAATGCTGATGAACTTTTGAACCGAGCTACTACAGTATTTATTCAAATCCAAGAAAAGTTAGGTGATGCTTTCGGAGCAGAAACTCATGTGCCGACATCGGAAGAGTTAGGATTTGATATTGTTAAATCTATTTTTGAAGTAGGAGTAAAACAACGTCTAGATATTCTGAATCAGGCTCTTACTAATCCACCAGATAATACTGAATTTTGTGAATTACTCCACTCTCAAAGTGAAGTATTTATTGGCTTGGCAGAATCTTTGAATCTACCAGGATTGGAAAAATTGGCACGCACAATTATGGCGGTTTTAGATGCAAATCCCCAAAAGGTGCGAGAAATTGCTAAAATCGCTTTCACTGATTTAAAAGCAGCACAAATAGCTGTTTTAGGGGGCGATCGCACTTCTGGAGGTTCAGCATCTTTAGAATTGCAAGCGCTGGTAAATACGACAAATGATGATTTATTTCCTGTAATCACAACCAGTTCTTTGGCAACAATCCCAAAATCTGAGTCATATCTGGGATCTATTCACCAATCTTTTGCTGATACATTTTTTAATAATACAACAGAATTTTATCACTTTTTAACTACTCTTAGCAATGGGAATAATCAACCTTTAAAACCAGTTCACGCCAAGGTTTATTTAAAAACTATTCGCTATATTTTTGGCTGGTTTAATCAGTACAGAGAAATACCAGAATCAGAGTTAAATCTATCTTTATTAATTCCTTCATCTAGTCAGAAATATCCCGTCAATTATTTAGAACATTGGCTAGAACAATTTCTTTACTTTATAGAAAAAGTAGGGGATAGCAAATCTTTATGTCTCCATCGTCGTGGTGTAATTTTAATTATTATTTTAGCCATTGCTAAATTCCAATATACTGTTGAGCAAAATAATAGTGCCATTCCCATTATCAAAAAATTAAGGCAGCAAATTCGTGAATTAGGCAAAGAATATAAAAATTATCCACCAGTCACAGAAGCCGAAAAAAACTGGCTAGATCATCCTAAATTACAAGATTTGCTAGTAATCAAAGAAATAGTTCCTTCTTCATTACTCGAAGAAAATAATAGCCTTCTGGAATCAATATGGGGAGGAGAATCTATTTTAGAGCCAGATAATATACTCGCAATGCCAATCATAGAAACAACAGAAGGCGTTCAAGATGATATTTATTTAGAAAGTGTGACATCATCAGCAGTTAGTGAAGAGGTAGTCACAAACTATGATACAAAAATTAATCAGCAATTAGAAGAAAAAACTACTGATGCAGTTACTAGAAACTCTCGACAATCTTCCTTTGTCCGTGTTGATGTGGAAGGACTACAACGCCTGAATTACATAACAGGTGAATTACTAATTTCTCAAAAAAGACGGACTTTATATGATGACCAAGTTATAGAATTAATTGATAGATTAAGTCAGCAACTTCACCAACACCAATTAACTTTATATCAATTACGAGATTTGCCATTACAAGGAAATAATGTCTCATCTCATCATACCCAGTCCCTGAGTTCAGTAAATTTTGATTCCTTAGAAATGGATGTATATTCAGAGTTTCAGTTAACACTGCATTCAGCAATGGAAGAAACCTTGCAAATACAAGAAACTTCCGAATCCCTAGAATTACTGATGAAACAAGCTGCTCAAATTGGGGAGAAACAACAAACCTTAACCTTAAATATTATAGATAACTTGGTAGAAGCGAGAATGTTACCTTTAGGAACTATCCTCAGCCGCTTTCCGCAAATGGTGCAGAATCTAGCCAATGTTTATGGAAAACAGGTAGAATTAAAACTTACTGGTACAGATGTTCTAGTTGATAAAGCGATCGCCGAAAAACTCTATGATCCCCTTTTGCAACTGGCACGCAACTCTTTTGATCATGGGATTGAATCTCCAGAAATTCGCCGAGAAAGAGGCAAATCAGCACAGGGTATCATTGAGATTTTTGCCTATAATCAAGGTAGTCAAACTGTTATTGAAATCCATGATGATGGACAAGGATTAAACTTAGAAAAAGTTCGTAGCAGAGCCATAGAACTTAATCTAATTCCCCATGATAATAGTGGAGATTATGTTCATCGCCTCACCGAATCTGAATTAATAGAGATGATGTTTGCTCCGGGATTTTCTACAGCCGGGAAAGTTAGTGAAATCTCTGGACGCGGGATGGGTTTAGATATTGTTCGTACCCAAATACAATTACTTAACGGCTCAATTTCTGTGCAATCATCACCTCAGCAGGGAACAACATTTATTCTTAAAATTCCTTTCTCTATGACTACAGATAAACTCATGTTAGTTCAAGCAGGTGGTGTTATTTACGCTTTACTACAAGATAGTATTGAAAAAATAGTTATTCCCTCTGCTCAACAAATCAAAGAATTTGAAGGCAAACAGTTTTTACATTGGCGGACAGATGAAGATGAATTGATGGTCAATATCCAAAAACTGGCGGGGTTAATGTACTATAATGGCGCAGTTTTGAGTACAAATAATCTGCAAAATTTCCCAGATAATTCAGAAGCAGGAATGGTGAAAAATCCCATCATTTTATTGCGTCGCCATCATGGTATGGTAGGCATAGAAGTTGATCAAATTATTGGAGAACAAGAATTAGTAATTAGGCCGTTAGGAAGTTCCATTACCCCACCAAAATATGTTTATGGTTGCAGTAGTTTGGCTAATGGTAACTTGATCTTAATTATTGATGGGACGCTGCTTATTGATACTAAAGAAATGCAAGCTACATTGGATGTCATGTCGCTCCCGATGGCACCCGCAGCAAATCAACAAGCTTTACCAGAGACAGTTGCCACTCACACCCACAAACAGTTAACCGCTAATGTGTCAGGAAATAGCCAATCACCAAAAGTAATTTTAGTGGTAGATGATGCTATTAGTCTGCGGCAAACTCTCTGTCTCACTTTACAAAAATCAGGATATCAAGTATTACAAGCTCAAAATGGTATGGAGGCTTTAGAACAACTACATCTACATCCAGAAATTGAAGTAATTATCTCTGATTTAGAAATGCCAAGAATGAACGGATTTGAATTGTTAAGCCATATCCGTCAAAACCCAGATTTTGCTAAAAAACCAGTTATTGTTCTCACCTCTCGTAGCGCAGATAAACATCGTCAGTTAGCTTATGAATTGGGGGCAAATTCTTATTTAACTAAGCCTTACTTGGAGCATGAATTTCTCGCTACCGTTGAGATTTTAGCTAATGGGAATAACGAGGATTCAAGCCAGGGATTAATAGCAGCAGGTAAATAA
- a CDS encoding GAF domain-containing protein: MTTLYQNQNEDAGNIFSTSENEEKKKDNGNGSNYDSSSKSLIAQEFKIWRQRFQEITTKMRLVGDLEKLLFVTVAEIKAKLVCDRVLVYKFNTDDTGTVLAESRSTGWTPAINETLAAIVFGVYTSADYLEPVIIDDISKIQVTPYQKQLLEKFQVRASLSLPIFIDSKVWGLLVVHSCGIPRQWQETETTLLSQITTEITYRVQGFKLQKELKQSSLAKQSAAKVITKILQQPDVEKIFQTTTQEVRQLLKCDRVGVYRFSDDWSGQFVSESVGNNWVKVVTPDYKMVWEDTHLQETKGGRYANGETFVVNDTYKVGLAQCHIDVLEQFEAKAYIISPIFSGEKLWGLLAAYQNTGAREWQDWEVSFLNQIGSQFGVAVSQGEYLGKVQKQTEQLTQITKQEKALTKIINRIRQSLDMGEIFKIATQELRQVLRCDRVAVYQFHPDFSGKFVAESVSNGWGKLVSTDLTDIIEDTYLQETKGGRFAKGEAIAVNDIYQANITPCYLELLEQFEAKAYINVPIFFGDKLWGLLAAYQNSAPHEWQSSEVNFLSQVSLQFSLAKTQIDYLQTLESKSEELAQRAEQEKAINKIVNRIRQSLDVEEIFKTTTQEVRQALQCDRVGVYQFLPDWSGKFIAESVGMGWKKVVTPDFQMVWEDSHLQETQGGRYAKGEISVVNDIYQVGYAQCHIEILEQIEVKAYIIVPIFFEEKLWGLLAAYQNSATREWQTSEANFLTQIGLQFSLAKSQVDYLDRLRQQSAKIAQIVEQEKTFSKIVNQIRQSLTSGIEEIFKSTTQDIRQLFKCDRVAVYKFTSDWGGHFVAESVAPGWIKLVTSELKTAFNDPCLQAMNGGDYKKGRKLIVNDIYQASFDTCYIELLEGFEAKAYAIVPILFGEKLWGLLAVYQNSSTRHWEEPETNLLARIGDQLGLALQQTEFLQQLQTQSTKLSEAATREKAAKELLQQRSIQLLIALKPALKGDLTVRAPITEDEIGTIADAYNGTVQALQQIVIQVQTASQQVAQTSSNSSTSLVGLTHLAEQQSGEITKALSDLQQMVNSTQAVVNNAQLVQIAVQQANKTVDSGDTAMNETVNAIQAIRETVAQTSKKIKRLSESSQKISKVVNLISSFATQTNVLALNAAIEATRAGEYGKGFAVVADEVRSLSRQSAAATIEIEKLVQEIQAETGEVAVAMETGIQQVVEGTNLVNETRQNLNAIVSATAEISQLIERITEATQVQMQQSGTVTKSMNDVAEIANKTFGESQEIAHVFQSLTGMAQDLLATASKFKVK; the protein is encoded by the coding sequence ATGACAACTTTATATCAAAACCAAAATGAAGATGCTGGAAACATTTTTAGTACATCAGAAAATGAAGAAAAGAAAAAAGATAATGGCAATGGATCTAATTATGATTCATCTAGTAAAAGTTTAATTGCCCAGGAATTTAAAATCTGGAGACAGCGATTTCAAGAGATAACTACTAAAATGCGCCTAGTTGGGGATTTGGAGAAGTTATTATTTGTAACAGTAGCAGAAATTAAAGCTAAGTTAGTATGCGATCGCGTCTTAGTTTATAAGTTTAACACAGATGATACTGGAACTGTTTTAGCTGAATCAAGAAGCACTGGTTGGACACCTGCGATTAATGAAACTCTGGCGGCTATCGTGTTTGGTGTTTATACCAGTGCAGATTATTTAGAACCTGTAATTATTGACGATATTAGTAAAATTCAAGTTACCCCCTACCAAAAGCAGCTACTCGAAAAATTTCAAGTTAGAGCTAGTTTGAGCTTACCTATTTTTATTGATAGTAAAGTGTGGGGTTTATTGGTAGTTCATAGCTGTGGCATACCTCGACAATGGCAAGAAACAGAAACCACACTTTTATCACAAATTACCACAGAAATCACTTATAGAGTTCAAGGATTTAAATTACAAAAAGAACTAAAACAATCTTCCCTAGCTAAACAGTCAGCAGCGAAAGTTATTACCAAGATTTTACAACAGCCAGATGTCGAAAAAATCTTTCAAACAACTACTCAAGAAGTCCGCCAACTATTGAAATGCGATCGCGTTGGGGTGTATCGTTTTAGTGATGATTGGAGTGGTCAATTTGTCTCCGAATCTGTGGGAAATAATTGGGTGAAAGTTGTCACCCCCGATTATAAAATGGTTTGGGAAGATACCCACCTTCAAGAGACAAAAGGTGGTAGATATGCCAATGGAGAAACCTTTGTCGTTAATGACACCTATAAAGTAGGTTTAGCCCAATGTCACATTGATGTTTTAGAACAGTTTGAAGCCAAAGCTTATATAATTTCTCCCATTTTTTCTGGTGAAAAATTGTGGGGTTTATTAGCAGCTTATCAAAATACTGGAGCGCGGGAATGGCAAGATTGGGAAGTCAGCTTTTTAAATCAGATTGGTTCACAATTTGGTGTAGCTGTTTCCCAAGGAGAATATCTAGGAAAAGTACAAAAACAAACTGAACAATTAACTCAGATTACCAAACAGGAAAAGGCTTTAACTAAGATTATTAACCGCATCCGGCAATCTTTGGATATGGGAGAAATCTTTAAAATTGCTACTCAGGAACTACGTCAGGTTTTGCGATGTGATCGGGTTGCAGTTTATCAATTTCATCCAGATTTTAGCGGTAAGTTTGTTGCAGAATCAGTGAGCAATGGTTGGGGTAAATTAGTTAGTACAGACCTGACAGATATCATTGAAGATACTTATCTGCAAGAAACCAAGGGCGGGCGGTTTGCTAAAGGGGAAGCCATAGCGGTAAATGATATCTATCAAGCCAATATTACCCCTTGTTATCTAGAATTATTAGAGCAGTTTGAAGCTAAAGCTTATATCAATGTCCCAATTTTCTTTGGCGATAAATTATGGGGTTTATTAGCAGCTTATCAAAATTCAGCACCTCATGAATGGCAATCTTCAGAAGTTAACTTTTTATCTCAGGTAAGTTTACAATTTAGCCTAGCTAAAACTCAGATAGATTATCTACAAACCCTAGAATCTAAGTCAGAAGAACTAGCACAACGGGCTGAACAAGAAAAAGCCATCAATAAAATTGTTAACCGCATTCGTCAATCCTTAGATGTAGAAGAAATATTCAAAACAACTACCCAGGAAGTTCGTCAGGCTCTGCAATGCGATCGCGTGGGAGTCTATCAATTTCTCCCTGATTGGAGTGGTAAATTTATCGCCGAATCAGTAGGTATGGGTTGGAAAAAAGTAGTAACACCAGACTTCCAAATGGTTTGGGAAGATAGCCACCTCCAAGAAACCCAAGGTGGTAGATACGCCAAAGGTGAAATCTCTGTAGTTAATGATATCTATCAAGTTGGTTATGCTCAATGTCATATCGAGATTTTAGAGCAGATTGAAGTTAAAGCCTACATCATCGTCCCCATCTTTTTTGAAGAAAAATTATGGGGCTTATTAGCAGCCTATCAGAATTCTGCAACCCGTGAATGGCAAACTTCAGAAGCCAACTTTTTAACTCAAATAGGATTGCAATTTAGCCTAGCTAAATCCCAAGTTGATTATCTAGATAGATTACGACAACAATCTGCTAAAATTGCCCAGATAGTTGAACAGGAAAAAACCTTCTCCAAGATTGTTAACCAAATTCGTCAGTCCTTAACTTCCGGGATCGAAGAAATTTTCAAATCTACCACCCAAGATATCCGCCAACTATTTAAATGCGATCGCGTCGCAGTCTATAAATTCACCTCAGACTGGGGTGGTCATTTTGTCGCCGAATCAGTAGCTCCAGGTTGGATCAAACTAGTTACATCCGAACTAAAAACCGCCTTTAATGACCCTTGTTTGCAAGCCATGAACGGTGGTGATTATAAAAAAGGTCGCAAATTAATAGTCAACGACATTTATCAAGCCAGCTTTGATACTTGTTACATTGAACTCCTGGAAGGATTTGAAGCCAAAGCCTATGCAATTGTCCCCATCCTATTTGGCGAAAAACTCTGGGGACTACTGGCAGTTTATCAAAACTCTAGTACCCGCCATTGGGAAGAGCCTGAAACCAATCTGTTAGCGCGGATTGGTGATCAATTAGGACTAGCTTTGCAACAAACAGAATTCTTACAACAGCTACAAACCCAATCAACCAAACTATCAGAAGCAGCAACAAGAGAAAAAGCAGCCAAAGAACTACTCCAACAGCGTTCCATTCAACTGCTAATTGCCCTGAAACCAGCCCTCAAAGGGGATTTGACAGTCCGCGCCCCCATTACTGAGGATGAAATAGGAACAATTGCTGATGCTTATAACGGGACTGTGCAAGCACTACAGCAGATCGTTATTCAAGTACAAACAGCTTCTCAACAGGTAGCCCAAACCTCCAGTAATAGCAGTACCTCACTGGTGGGATTGACTCATTTAGCCGAACAACAATCTGGGGAAATCACTAAGGCTTTAAGTGATCTGCAACAGATGGTAAATTCGACACAAGCGGTAGTAAATAATGCCCAATTAGTACAGATAGCCGTCCAACAAGCCAACAAAACTGTAGATTCTGGCGATACCGCGATGAATGAAACAGTTAATGCTATTCAAGCCATTCGAGAAACCGTAGCTCAAACCAGCAAAAAGATTAAACGTCTGAGTGAATCATCTCAAAAAATCTCCAAAGTTGTAAATCTGATTAGTAGCTTTGCCACTCAAACTAACGTTCTAGCTCTGAATGCAGCTATTGAAGCCACTAGAGCCGGTGAATATGGGAAAGGCTTTGCAGTAGTAGCTGATGAAGTCCGTTCTTTATCTCGTCAGTCAGCAGCTGCAACTATCGAAATTGAAAAATTAGTTCAGGAGATTCAAGCGGAAACTGGGGAAGTTGCCGTAGCAATGGAAACAGGGATTCAGCAAGTTGTCGAAGGAACAAACTTAGTTAATGAAACTCGCCAAAATCTTAATGCCATTGTGTCTGCAACTGCGGAAATTAGTCAATTAATTGAACGCATTACTGAAGCCACCCAAGTACAAATGCAGCAATCTGGTACAGTTACTAAATCCATGAATGATGTGGCAGAAATCGCTAACAAAACCTTTGGGGAATCTCAAGAAATTGCCCATGTTTTTCAAAGCTTAACTGGAATGGCACAGGATTTATTAGCGACTGCTAGTAAGTTTAAAGTCAAATAA
- a CDS encoding chemotaxis protein CheW, giving the protein METKQKFLSFSLGVRDTAVIPLEQITEVVQIPLTEICGVPQMPNCVVGIYNWRGEMLWLVDLEEMLGYPPLLQGSNVLSKMMALVVEHEGKYLGILIRQLIDIDWLDTQQMKQPSGEVFYPEMIPFLQGYFINDSEQMIFNLDASAMLQTSIWTTHS; this is encoded by the coding sequence TTGGAAACCAAACAAAAATTTTTGAGCTTTTCTTTAGGAGTCAGAGATACAGCAGTAATTCCCCTGGAGCAAATTACAGAAGTTGTACAAATACCACTAACAGAAATATGTGGTGTTCCCCAAATGCCTAATTGTGTTGTCGGAATTTATAATTGGCGGGGGGAAATGTTGTGGTTGGTTGACTTGGAGGAAATGCTAGGTTATCCACCACTTTTGCAAGGGTCAAATGTTTTGTCCAAAATGATGGCATTAGTGGTAGAACATGAAGGTAAGTATTTGGGAATATTAATCCGTCAACTCATAGATATTGATTGGTTGGATACCCAGCAAATGAAACAACCATCTGGGGAGGTTTTCTATCCAGAAATGATACCTTTTTTGCAGGGATATTTCATTAATGATTCTGAACAAATGATTTTTAATTTGGATGCTTCAGCAATGCTGCAAACTTCTATCTGGACAACACATAGTTAA
- a CDS encoding response regulator transcription factor, translating to MSTVLVVEDGLTDMEVISKYLQQAGYFVVCATNSAEAQSKIGRNKPDVIVLDVILPDKSGYEICRELKDNTETSNIPVVFCSTKSSDVDKMWGNMLGADAYLAKPVDKEELVLTLKRLIK from the coding sequence ATGAGTACCGTTTTAGTAGTAGAAGATGGCTTAACTGATATGGAAGTTATCAGTAAATACTTACAGCAAGCTGGTTATTTTGTGGTTTGCGCTACAAATAGTGCAGAAGCACAATCTAAAATAGGTAGGAATAAACCGGATGTAATAGTTTTGGATGTAATTTTGCCGGATAAAAGCGGCTATGAAATTTGTCGGGAGTTAAAAGATAATACCGAAACTAGTAATATTCCTGTAGTTTTTTGCTCTACTAAAAGCAGTGATGTAGATAAAATGTGGGGGAATATGTTAGGTGCTGATGCTTATTTAGCTAAACCAGTAGATAAGGAAGAATTAGTGCTGACTTTAAAAAGATTGATTAAATGA
- a CDS encoding response regulator translates to MTKPEVTEAQNLFNEFKKCTQVQYNGQLNIKSSKGREWTFYYRLGRIVWAIGSDHPFRRWRRNMAQHCPDIDITKIRCRYEDIAIDHWDYNLIEMLHKRQKIQREKIHAIVENTVAELFFDLAQELGFAAVTCNYSQKIILEMPMSFTNADMSIKQMQDAWSIWSQAGLTNISPNLAPVLRRPEQLQQMVNPSVYKNFVSLINGQSTLRELSIRMKQDVMPVARSLLPYILKGIIELVSVPDLPLTVESSSSTSRNPKNQAPPLIVCVDDSPQVCNILEGIMTRHGLRFIKIQDAIQALPIIIQQKPDLIFLDLIMPIASGYEVCTQLRRISAFAETPVIILTGNDGLIDRVRAKVVGSTDFISKPIVADRVMNVVRKYLRVPNLSNNNHDTNLEATSKKNF, encoded by the coding sequence ATGACCAAACCAGAAGTAACAGAAGCGCAAAACCTATTCAACGAATTTAAAAAGTGTACTCAAGTCCAATATAACGGACAACTAAATATCAAAAGTTCTAAAGGACGAGAATGGACCTTCTACTACCGTTTAGGTAGAATAGTATGGGCTATAGGTAGTGATCATCCCTTCAGACGTTGGCGCAGAAACATGGCTCAACATTGTCCTGATATTGATATCACTAAAATTCGCTGTCGTTATGAAGATATAGCTATTGACCATTGGGATTATAATCTCATAGAGATGCTACATAAAAGACAGAAAATTCAAAGAGAAAAAATTCATGCCATTGTGGAAAACACTGTAGCTGAATTATTTTTTGATCTAGCTCAGGAACTAGGTTTTGCGGCTGTCACCTGCAATTACAGCCAGAAAATCATATTAGAAATGCCTATGAGCTTCACAAATGCAGATATGTCCATTAAACAAATGCAAGATGCGTGGTCAATTTGGTCACAAGCTGGACTAACAAATATTTCTCCTAATTTAGCGCCAGTTTTACGCCGACCAGAACAACTACAGCAAATGGTAAATCCATCTGTATATAAAAATTTTGTGAGTTTAATTAATGGTCAATCCACATTACGGGAGTTAAGCATCAGAATGAAACAAGATGTCATGCCTGTAGCACGTTCCCTACTTCCCTATATTCTTAAAGGCATTATTGAGTTAGTATCAGTACCTGATTTACCCTTAACAGTCGAATCTAGTAGTTCCACTAGTAGAAACCCCAAAAATCAAGCTCCTCCATTAATAGTTTGTGTAGATGACAGTCCCCAGGTGTGTAACATCTTAGAAGGAATTATGACCCGTCATGGACTGAGATTTATTAAAATCCAAGACGCTATCCAAGCTTTACCTATTATCATCCAACAAAAGCCAGATTTAATTTTCTTAGATTTGATTATGCCCATAGCCAGTGGCTATGAAGTATGTACACAATTACGCAGAATTTCCGCTTTTGCGGAGACACCAGTAATCATATTAACTGGTAATGATGGTTTAATAGATAGAGTTCGGGCGAAAGTTGTCGGCTCTACAGACTTTATTTCTAAACCAATCGTAGCAGATCGGGTTATGAATGTAGTTCGTAAATATTTACGCGTCCCCAATTTATCAAACAATAATCATGATACTAATTTAGAAGCTACCAGTAAGAAAAATTTTTGA
- the murQ gene encoding N-acetylmuramic acid 6-phosphate etherase, whose product MTNFQERGHLLTEQVNPNSLNLDQLNSLELVELFNSEDQKAVAAVAAAKVQLAAAIDCTAERLSQGGRLFYVGAGTSGRLGVLDAAECPPTFCTSPELVQGIIAGGAGALVRSSEDLEDRSEDGESAIAQRQITQLDVVVGITAGGTTPFVHGAINAARQRGAKTIFIACVPAEQVSIEADIDIRLLTGPEVLAGSTRLKAGTVTKLVLNTLSTGVMVKLGKVYGNRMVDVAVTNQKLRDRALRILQDLTGLSREAAGFLLEHSGKWVKLALLMHWTSLDQEAGKKLLAAHHGNLRLAVNSYNQNT is encoded by the coding sequence ATGACAAATTTTCAGGAACGAGGGCATTTACTCACCGAACAAGTTAATCCCAATAGTCTCAATTTAGACCAACTTAACTCCCTGGAATTGGTGGAGTTATTTAATAGCGAAGACCAAAAAGCAGTAGCAGCAGTAGCGGCTGCGAAGGTTCAGTTAGCAGCAGCCATTGACTGCACAGCAGAAAGGCTAAGTCAAGGTGGACGTTTATTTTATGTAGGTGCAGGGACGAGTGGGAGATTAGGAGTATTGGATGCTGCTGAGTGTCCACCGACTTTCTGCACTTCCCCAGAATTGGTACAAGGGATTATTGCTGGTGGTGCGGGAGCATTAGTCCGCAGTTCTGAGGATTTGGAAGATCGGTCTGAAGATGGGGAAAGTGCGATCGCTCAACGACAAATTACCCAATTGGATGTAGTCGTCGGTATTACTGCTGGGGGAACAACTCCTTTTGTTCACGGTGCCATTAATGCAGCACGTCAACGGGGAGCTAAGACTATTTTTATCGCCTGTGTTCCCGCCGAACAAGTTAGTATTGAAGCTGATATTGATATTCGGTTGTTGACAGGTCCAGAAGTTTTAGCTGGCTCTACTCGCTTGAAAGCAGGAACAGTGACAAAATTAGTTTTGAATACTCTCTCGACGGGGGTAATGGTGAAACTAGGTAAGGTCTATGGGAATCGCATGGTTGATGTCGCTGTCACTAATCAAAAATTACGCGATCGCGCTTTACGCATCTTACAAGACCTCACTGGTTTAAGTCGAGAAGCCGCTGGTTTTTTACTAGAACATAGCGGTAAATGGGTGAAATTAGCATTATTAATGCACTGGACTAGCTTAGACCAAGAAGCAGGTAAAAAACTATTAGCAGCCCATCACGGTAATCTTCGACTAGCTGTAAACAGCTACAATCAGAATACTTAA
- a CDS encoding DUF3110 domain-containing protein has protein sequence MRVFVLMFNAGTDNEGIHSIRISNAQGIEGNKILMFESEDDATRFALMLEAQDFAVPTVEMMNADDVKEFCESTGYLWEIVAENNELVLPPETNVKQTDWQPEPEIEDTDEDFLSYSPPAPEIANSDLDSIRRKLEGLL, from the coding sequence ATGCGTGTTTTTGTACTAATGTTCAATGCTGGCACTGATAATGAGGGGATTCACAGCATTCGGATTAGCAATGCTCAAGGGATAGAAGGGAATAAAATCCTCATGTTTGAGTCAGAGGATGATGCCACCCGCTTTGCTTTAATGTTAGAAGCACAGGATTTTGCTGTCCCGACAGTGGAAATGATGAATGCCGATGATGTTAAGGAATTTTGCGAAAGCACTGGCTATCTCTGGGAAATTGTAGCGGAAAATAACGAATTAGTATTGCCACCAGAAACGAATGTCAAACAAACTGATTGGCAACCTGAACCAGAAATAGAGGATACTGATGAAGACTTTTTATCTTACAGTCCACCTGCGCCAGAAATTGCTAATTCTGATTTAGACAGTATTCGACGCAAACTGGAAGGTTTATTATAA